One window of the Leucobacter komagatae genome contains the following:
- a CDS encoding sugar ABC transporter ATP-binding protein — MTTQTESTRVAGAQPGPDLLRATAVSKRYGNTLALAGIDITVAAGEILGLVGHNGAGKSTLMRVLAGRETTDTGSVDWHEGGAWDQRAAARAGVRMIYQELALCPDLTVAENIALSSESARGWSWKKRAERQVTETLDRVFPGHGISIVRRTSSLSMPQRQMVEIARAMCTPKLSMLILDEPTESLSMDATRQMYAALGELAERGVGMVLISHRMQEVLANADRIAVMKDGKVVEILPASETDEDELLSIMGGGVHADTAVMQNVEVIDEAPVAAAGETVAQIGAGDTPFTVRSGEIIGLAGLAGHGQEQLLQRLWAGSRGVDVRGRRAYVPGDRQTSGIFPLWSVAENLTVSAARQLSVGGVISAARERVLAADWVQRLNVKGGAKAPITSLSGGNQQKVLVARAFATDAPLVLLDDPFRGVDVKTKNELYALMRIEASRGRSIVWYSTENGEMAHCDRVYVFRSGRIVSELANEEISEDRIIADSFGVDPRLTEENR; from the coding sequence ATGACGACCCAGACGGAGAGCACCCGCGTGGCGGGGGCGCAGCCCGGGCCCGACCTGCTGCGAGCAACAGCGGTGTCGAAGCGATACGGGAATACGCTCGCGCTCGCGGGAATCGATATCACGGTCGCAGCGGGGGAGATCCTCGGGCTGGTCGGCCACAACGGTGCTGGCAAGAGCACCCTCATGCGGGTGCTCGCCGGCCGCGAAACCACCGACACCGGATCGGTGGACTGGCACGAGGGCGGCGCGTGGGATCAGCGCGCCGCCGCTCGCGCCGGAGTGCGCATGATCTACCAAGAGCTTGCGCTGTGCCCCGACCTCACGGTCGCCGAGAACATTGCGCTGTCGAGCGAATCTGCTCGCGGTTGGAGCTGGAAGAAGCGTGCCGAGCGCCAGGTCACTGAGACTCTCGACCGGGTGTTCCCCGGCCACGGGATCAGCATTGTGCGGCGCACCAGCTCGCTCTCCATGCCCCAGCGCCAAATGGTCGAGATTGCCCGGGCAATGTGCACCCCCAAGCTCTCCATGCTGATCCTCGACGAGCCCACCGAATCGCTGAGCATGGACGCGACGAGGCAGATGTACGCGGCGCTCGGCGAGCTCGCGGAGCGCGGTGTCGGCATGGTGCTCATCTCGCATCGCATGCAGGAGGTGCTCGCGAACGCCGATCGCATTGCAGTCATGAAAGACGGCAAAGTCGTTGAGATCCTGCCCGCGAGCGAGACCGACGAAGATGAGCTGCTGTCGATCATGGGTGGCGGCGTTCACGCCGACACCGCAGTGATGCAGAACGTCGAGGTGATCGACGAGGCGCCGGTCGCGGCTGCTGGCGAGACCGTCGCGCAGATCGGTGCTGGCGATACCCCGTTCACCGTGCGCAGCGGCGAAATCATCGGCCTTGCCGGCCTCGCGGGGCACGGTCAGGAGCAGCTGCTGCAGCGGCTGTGGGCGGGATCGCGTGGGGTCGACGTGCGTGGCCGCAGGGCCTACGTGCCCGGCGACCGCCAGACGAGCGGCATCTTCCCGCTCTGGTCGGTCGCTGAGAACCTCACCGTCTCCGCCGCGCGCCAGCTCTCCGTCGGCGGCGTGATCTCGGCCGCGCGCGAGCGGGTGCTCGCCGCGGACTGGGTGCAGCGCCTGAACGTGAAGGGCGGCGCGAAAGCGCCGATCACATCCCTGTCTGGCGGCAACCAGCAGAAGGTGCTCGTCGCACGCGCCTTCGCAACCGATGCGCCCCTGGTGCTGCTCGACGACCCGTTCCGCGGCGTCGACGTCAAGACGAAGAACGAGCTGTACGCCCTCATGCGCATCGAGGCTTCCCGCGGCCGCTCGATCGTGTGGTACTCAACGGAGAACGGCGAGATGGCGCACTGCGACCGCGTGTACGTCTTCCGCTCCGGCCGGATCGTGAGCGAGCTTGCGAACGAAGAAATTTCCGAGGATCGGATCATCGCCGACTCCTTCGGCGTAGACCCCCGGCTGACGGAGGAGAACCGATGA
- a CDS encoding DNA repair helicase XPB has product MTLGPLIVQSDHTVLLEVAHPDAEDARHELAVFAELERAPEHIHTYRVTRLGLWNARAAGHTAEEILDTLNRHAKFPVPSGVASEIADTMRRYGRLTIERDAEGQLILRSDDAAIMREVSSAKKIAPLLGNKIDDLTAPVEAWARGELKQQLVARGWPAEDLAGYRPGEPYDISLEEGDWELRDYQAKAVEAFQRGGSGVVVLPCGAGKTLVGAASMAAVGAKTLILVTNAVSARQWRDELLKRTNLTEDEIGEYSGQVKEVKPVTIATYQILTSKRKGEYAHLSLLDAQDWGVIVYDEVHLLPAPVFKLTAELQARRRLGLTATLVREDGREGDVFSLIGPKRYDAAWKDIEAQGFIAPAECFEIRIDLPESERLEYAIAEDQDRYRIASSTAQKERVAREIIDRHEGESILVIGQYIDQLESMAEALNAPLITGQTPVNDREDLFNAFRSGEEKILVVSKVANFSVDLPDASVAIQISGSFGSRQEEAQRLGRLLRPKQTDVKASFYTLIARDTVDQDFAQNRQRFLAEQGYAYTILDAEDLAAVR; this is encoded by the coding sequence ATGACTCTCGGCCCCCTCATCGTTCAGAGCGACCACACAGTGCTGCTCGAGGTTGCGCACCCCGACGCCGAGGATGCGCGGCACGAACTCGCAGTCTTCGCTGAGCTCGAGCGCGCCCCCGAACACATCCACACGTACCGCGTGACTCGGCTTGGCCTGTGGAACGCGCGCGCCGCCGGTCACACCGCCGAAGAGATCCTCGACACCCTGAACCGGCACGCGAAGTTCCCCGTGCCGAGCGGCGTCGCCTCAGAGATCGCCGACACGATGCGCCGGTATGGCCGGCTCACCATCGAACGCGACGCCGAGGGCCAGCTCATCCTCCGCTCTGACGACGCCGCAATTATGCGCGAGGTATCGTCGGCGAAGAAGATCGCGCCGCTGCTCGGCAACAAGATCGATGACCTGACCGCGCCCGTCGAGGCGTGGGCTCGCGGCGAACTCAAGCAGCAGCTCGTTGCGAGGGGCTGGCCCGCGGAAGACCTCGCGGGATACCGTCCCGGCGAGCCCTACGACATCTCGCTCGAGGAGGGCGACTGGGAGCTCCGCGACTACCAGGCGAAGGCCGTCGAAGCGTTCCAGCGTGGCGGGTCCGGCGTCGTCGTACTGCCCTGTGGCGCGGGCAAGACCCTCGTTGGCGCCGCATCGATGGCCGCGGTCGGTGCGAAGACGCTGATCCTCGTCACCAATGCGGTCTCTGCACGCCAGTGGCGCGACGAGCTCCTCAAGCGCACGAACCTCACCGAAGACGAGATCGGCGAGTACTCCGGCCAGGTCAAAGAGGTGAAGCCGGTCACGATTGCGACCTACCAGATCCTCACGAGCAAGCGGAAGGGCGAGTACGCGCACCTCTCGCTCCTCGATGCCCAGGATTGGGGCGTCATCGTCTACGACGAGGTACACCTGCTCCCCGCGCCCGTGTTCAAGCTCACCGCCGAGCTGCAGGCGCGCCGCCGCCTCGGCCTCACTGCGACGCTCGTGCGCGAGGACGGCCGCGAGGGCGACGTCTTCAGCCTCATCGGGCCGAAGCGCTACGACGCGGCATGGAAAGACATCGAGGCGCAGGGATTCATCGCGCCAGCTGAGTGCTTCGAGATTCGCATCGATCTCCCCGAGAGCGAGCGGCTCGAGTACGCCATCGCGGAAGATCAGGATCGCTACCGCATCGCCTCCTCCACCGCCCAGAAAGAGCGTGTGGCCCGCGAGATCATCGACAGGCACGAGGGCGAGAGCATCCTCGTCATCGGCCAGTACATCGACCAACTCGAGTCAATGGCCGAGGCGCTCAACGCGCCCCTCATCACCGGGCAGACCCCCGTGAACGATCGCGAAGACCTGTTCAACGCGTTCCGCAGCGGCGAGGAGAAGATTCTCGTCGTGTCGAAGGTCGCAAACTTCTCGGTCGACCTCCCAGACGCCTCTGTCGCGATCCAGATCTCGGGCTCGTTCGGGTCGCGCCAGGAAGAGGCACAGCGCCTCGGCCGGCTTCTCCGGCCCAAGCAGACCGATGTGAAGGCCTCGTTCTACACGCTCATCGCGCGCGACACCGTGGACCAGGATTTCGCGCAGAACCGCCAGCGCTTCCTCGCTGAGCAGGGGTACGCGTACACGATCCTTGATGCGGAGGACCTCGCGGCGGTGCGCTAG
- the galU gene encoding UTP--glucose-1-phosphate uridylyltransferase GalU codes for MTETRPNVVKAVIPAAGLGTRFLPATKAMPKEMLPIVDKPAIQYVVEEAADAGLNDVLIITGRNKDNLVNHFDGVPELEYTLQNKGDDNKLGKVHQASELAEVHFLRQGQPLGLGHAVGRARMHVGDESFAVLLGDDLIDARDPLLERMVDVHNTREATVVALMEVPMESIHLYGCAQVEATEDADVVRITELVEKPSREEAPSNLAIIGRYVLRPEIFDIIDDLEPGRGGEYQLTDALNVLAAGEGEAPVYGVIFKGRRYDTGDRADWIKANVLLGVDHAELGDEIRDWVIGFADKLRGE; via the coding sequence ATGACTGAAACCCGACCGAACGTCGTGAAAGCGGTAATCCCGGCGGCAGGCCTTGGCACCCGCTTCCTCCCCGCTACCAAGGCGATGCCCAAGGAAATGCTGCCGATTGTCGATAAGCCGGCGATCCAGTACGTCGTAGAGGAGGCCGCTGACGCGGGTCTGAACGACGTGCTTATCATTACCGGGCGCAACAAGGACAACCTCGTCAACCACTTCGACGGCGTTCCCGAGCTCGAGTACACGCTGCAGAACAAGGGCGACGACAACAAGCTCGGAAAGGTTCACCAGGCGAGCGAGCTCGCAGAGGTCCACTTCCTCCGCCAGGGCCAGCCCCTCGGCCTGGGCCACGCTGTCGGCCGCGCCCGCATGCACGTCGGTGACGAGTCGTTCGCCGTGCTGCTTGGCGATGACCTCATCGACGCCCGCGACCCGCTGCTCGAGCGCATGGTCGACGTGCACAACACCCGTGAGGCGACCGTCGTCGCGCTCATGGAGGTGCCCATGGAGTCGATCCACCTCTACGGTTGCGCGCAGGTCGAGGCGACCGAGGATGCTGACGTCGTACGGATCACGGAGCTCGTCGAGAAGCCGAGCCGTGAAGAAGCGCCGTCGAACCTTGCGATCATCGGGCGCTACGTGCTGCGCCCCGAGATCTTCGACATCATCGACGACCTCGAGCCGGGCCGCGGCGGCGAGTACCAGCTCACCGACGCGCTGAACGTGCTCGCTGCCGGCGAGGGCGAGGCGCCCGTCTATGGCGTGATCTTCAAGGGCCGCCGCTACGACACCGGAGACCGCGCCGACTGGATCAAGGCGAACGTGCTGCTCGGCGTTGACCATGCAGAGCTCGGCGACGAGATCCGCGACTGGGTCATCGGCTTCGCGGATAAGCTGCGCGGCGAGTAG
- a CDS encoding ABC transporter permease, with protein sequence MSTTISSAPSARERMRAGAQNGSPALLSFIALAVIFAVTASLQPGILSVPGLTLMLMSSVPLVLAAQAQMIMMSVGDIDLSVGYLVGLVTVIAARLLADSPLMAVLLIAGILAVYAVLAYVVQRHGVPSIIVTLGMSFVWLGIGLQISPTPGGETPAWLSVISQWRPTGFPAPIVLIALATLLGWFISRHAKVGMRIRALGSQAPTLEKAGVSLIGTRISAYVIAAAMLVLAGLLLASQTWSGDINSASEFTLMTIAAVILGGGTFSGGRALPVGVTIGAVTLGLITVLLSLINLPSSLQSAAQGIIVLAVLAGRIITERIAR encoded by the coding sequence ATGAGCACAACCATTTCGTCCGCGCCGAGCGCCCGCGAGCGCATGCGCGCCGGGGCCCAGAACGGCTCGCCCGCGCTGCTGTCGTTCATCGCCCTCGCCGTGATCTTTGCGGTCACCGCCTCGCTCCAGCCCGGCATCCTGAGCGTTCCCGGCCTCACCCTCATGCTCATGTCGTCGGTGCCGCTCGTGCTTGCAGCCCAGGCCCAGATGATCATGATGAGCGTTGGCGATATTGACCTGAGCGTTGGCTACCTTGTCGGGCTCGTCACCGTGATCGCGGCCAGGCTCCTGGCCGATTCGCCGCTCATGGCCGTGCTGCTCATCGCTGGCATTCTCGCGGTGTACGCGGTGCTCGCGTACGTTGTGCAGCGGCACGGGGTGCCCTCGATCATTGTGACGCTCGGCATGTCGTTTGTCTGGCTCGGGATCGGCCTGCAGATCAGCCCGACGCCCGGCGGCGAGACACCGGCCTGGCTTTCCGTGATCTCGCAGTGGCGGCCGACTGGCTTCCCGGCACCGATCGTGCTCATCGCGCTCGCCACGCTGCTCGGCTGGTTCATCTCTCGCCATGCAAAGGTCGGCATGCGCATCCGCGCTCTGGGTTCGCAGGCGCCCACGCTTGAGAAAGCCGGCGTCTCGCTCATCGGCACGCGCATCAGCGCCTACGTCATCGCGGCCGCAATGCTGGTGCTCGCAGGCCTCCTGCTCGCGTCGCAGACCTGGTCGGGCGACATCAACTCGGCGAGTGAGTTCACTCTCATGACGATTGCCGCGGTGATCCTCGGCGGCGGCACGTTCTCCGGTGGCCGCGCGCTGCCCGTCGGCGTCACGATTGGCGCCGTCACGCTCGGCCTCATCACCGTGCTTCTGAGCCTCATCAACCTGCCTTCGAGCCTGCAGTCTGCGGCACAGGGCATCATCGTGCTCGCCGTGCTCGCGGGTCGAATCATCACGGAGAGGATTGCGCGATGA
- a CDS encoding response regulator transcription factor, whose translation MNIERKGPRILIVDDEPNIRELLSTSLRFAGFGVRSVGNGAQTISAVLEEEPDLIILDVMLPDMNGFSVTKRLRSAGYTAPIIFLTAKDDTEDKVEGLNVGGDDYVTKPFSLDEIIARINAVLRRTIQEDEETMLEVGPISLDQDTHEVTVSGTSVELSPTEFKLLRYLMQNANRVLSKAQILDHVWEYDFNGDAGIVESYISYLRRKLDPLTDESLIQTKRGFGYMLKADGV comes from the coding sequence ATGAACATTGAACGAAAAGGCCCCAGGATCCTCATCGTCGATGATGAGCCAAACATTCGCGAGCTGCTCAGCACCAGCCTTCGGTTCGCCGGCTTCGGCGTCAGGTCAGTAGGAAACGGCGCTCAGACCATCTCAGCAGTGCTCGAGGAAGAGCCCGATCTCATCATCCTCGACGTCATGCTCCCCGACATGAACGGGTTTAGCGTGACTAAGCGGCTGCGCTCGGCAGGCTACACCGCCCCGATCATCTTCCTCACCGCGAAGGATGACACCGAGGACAAGGTCGAGGGCCTCAATGTCGGTGGCGACGACTACGTCACCAAGCCGTTCAGCCTCGACGAGATCATCGCCAGGATCAACGCGGTGCTTCGCCGCACGATCCAGGAGGACGAGGAGACCATGCTCGAGGTCGGGCCCATCAGCCTCGACCAGGATACGCACGAGGTCACCGTCTCCGGCACCTCCGTCGAGCTCTCCCCGACCGAGTTCAAGCTGCTGCGCTACCTCATGCAGAACGCGAACCGCGTGCTGTCGAAGGCGCAGATTCTTGACCACGTCTGGGAGTACGACTTCAACGGCGACGCGGGCATCGTGGAGTCGTACATCTCGTACCTTCGCCGCAAGCTCGACCCGCTCACGGACGAGTCGCTCATTCAGACGAAGCGTGGCTTCGGGTACATGCTGAAGGCTGACGGAGTCTAG
- a CDS encoding 5-formyltetrahydrofolate cyclo-ligase: protein MDDKQLLRKRIRGARAERVATRTAAEARAHAASFTEQLTRLTQGLGAQRVACFVSHRGEPDTADYITWALDHGVEIMLPRSLADNTLEWALHERGALAPGPFGIPEPTGPALPSGATATADLLLIPAAAVDEGGWRLGWGRGFYDRELAALGDTQAPASDAQRGRPRPTVFAVVWEAEVVGAVPREAHDAPVDGVVTEERVRHFG from the coding sequence GTGGACGACAAGCAGCTCCTCCGAAAGCGCATCCGCGGGGCGCGGGCCGAGCGTGTAGCAACGCGCACCGCAGCCGAGGCGCGAGCACACGCGGCATCCTTCACGGAACAGCTCACACGGCTCACCCAAGGCCTCGGGGCGCAGCGCGTCGCGTGCTTTGTCAGCCACCGCGGCGAGCCAGACACGGCCGACTACATCACGTGGGCCCTCGACCACGGAGTTGAGATCATGCTCCCGCGATCCCTCGCCGACAACACGCTCGAGTGGGCCTTGCACGAGCGCGGCGCGCTCGCCCCGGGCCCATTCGGTATCCCGGAGCCCACCGGCCCGGCCCTTCCCTCGGGGGCGACCGCGACCGCAGACCTCTTACTCATCCCCGCCGCGGCCGTCGACGAGGGCGGCTGGCGACTCGGGTGGGGGCGCGGCTTCTACGACCGCGAGCTCGCCGCCCTCGGCGATACCCAAGCCCCAGCTTCAGACGCGCAGAGAGGCAGGCCCCGACCGACGGTCTTCGCGGTCGTGTGGGAGGCCGAAGTGGTGGGTGCGGTGCCCCGCGAGGCACACGACGCCCCCGTCGACGGAGTCGTCACCGAGGAAAGAGTCCGCCACTTCGGGTAG
- a CDS encoding FmdB family zinc ribbon protein has product MPTYAYRCADCGHSFDIYQSFSDATLTECPECGGDLRKVFGSLGVTFNGSGFYRTDSRASGSGGSGSSSGSGSGSSSSS; this is encoded by the coding sequence GTGCCTACCTATGCTTACCGCTGCGCCGATTGCGGGCACAGCTTTGACATCTACCAGAGCTTCTCAGACGCGACGCTGACCGAGTGCCCCGAGTGCGGCGGCGACCTCCGCAAGGTCTTCGGCTCGCTCGGCGTCACCTTCAACGGTTCCGGTTTCTACCGCACCGACTCGCGCGCATCTGGCTCGGGCGGCTCTGGCAGCTCCTCGGGGTCCGGATCGGGATCCTCAAGCAGCTCCTAG
- a CDS encoding sensor histidine kinase produces MRDFGSHWADVSLRTKITIVTVFILFLGLIVAGVGTFSVLRPILINQQSAELSQIRNDPTIVLAPGADTQQLTQDDVVAANGRYYVAVLDANGEVRFDNSRDRRPGSLPDVERLGFTLQAAAAHEKASSTPEDIRSADGTLWRSVVTILYVVDGQGGKHASGALLIADSTTIINQLVAQYVIVFTGFGIAVILLGAALTRILITTTLLPLAEVEQTALEISRGDFSKRILVASPHTEVGHLGDSLNVMLDRLDGSLEDRERTIERMRRFVGDASHELRTPLVSVRGYAELYRMGALQTPDQVGQAMERIEKEAIRMTSLVEDLLALARLDERRPLELAPLPLNQLARDAALDARAGAPDREISVVEDPNNPQALGDENKIRQLITNLIGNAKQHTPEGSPIEIVVSALPAPAAPVEAAPADAAPSKRNGGSSPATGSTGVIKTVQPQAMTRFEIVDHGEGIPEQVREKIFGRFWRADSSRNRETGGSGLGLAIVKSIVEAHHGTVSVHDTPGGGATFRVDLPAAAPHPAAAS; encoded by the coding sequence CTGCGCGACTTCGGGAGCCATTGGGCAGACGTTTCACTCCGAACGAAGATCACCATCGTCACGGTGTTCATTCTGTTCCTGGGGCTCATTGTCGCGGGGGTGGGCACCTTCTCAGTGCTCCGCCCCATCCTCATTAATCAGCAGAGCGCTGAGCTCTCGCAGATCCGCAACGACCCGACGATCGTGCTCGCCCCGGGCGCGGACACGCAGCAGCTGACGCAGGACGACGTGGTCGCGGCGAACGGCCGCTACTACGTCGCCGTGCTCGACGCGAACGGCGAGGTCCGCTTTGACAACTCGCGCGACCGTCGGCCCGGTTCGCTGCCCGACGTCGAGCGCCTCGGCTTCACACTGCAAGCCGCCGCGGCACACGAGAAGGCCTCGTCGACGCCCGAAGACATTCGCAGCGCCGACGGCACGCTTTGGCGCTCGGTCGTCACGATACTCTACGTCGTCGACGGCCAGGGCGGGAAGCACGCTTCGGGCGCACTGCTCATCGCCGACTCTACGACGATCATCAACCAGCTCGTCGCACAGTACGTGATCGTGTTCACGGGCTTCGGTATCGCCGTGATCCTGCTTGGCGCCGCGCTCACGCGCATCCTCATCACGACGACGCTGCTGCCGCTCGCCGAGGTCGAGCAGACGGCGCTCGAGATCTCTCGCGGCGACTTCTCCAAGCGCATCCTCGTCGCGAGCCCGCACACGGAGGTCGGCCACCTCGGCGACTCACTGAACGTGATGCTCGACAGACTCGACGGCTCCCTGGAAGACCGCGAGCGCACGATCGAGCGCATGCGCCGCTTCGTCGGCGACGCGAGCCACGAGCTGCGCACCCCGCTGGTCTCGGTGCGCGGCTACGCCGAGCTGTATCGGATGGGGGCGCTGCAGACTCCCGATCAGGTGGGCCAGGCAATGGAACGCATCGAGAAGGAGGCCATCCGTATGACCTCGCTCGTTGAGGATCTCCTGGCGCTCGCACGCCTTGACGAACGCAGGCCGCTTGAGCTCGCACCGCTCCCCCTCAACCAGCTCGCACGAGACGCCGCGCTCGACGCGCGCGCGGGTGCGCCCGACCGCGAGATCAGCGTTGTCGAAGACCCGAACAACCCGCAGGCGCTGGGCGACGAGAACAAGATTCGCCAGCTCATCACGAACCTCATCGGCAACGCCAAGCAACACACGCCCGAGGGCAGCCCGATCGAGATCGTTGTGAGCGCGCTCCCCGCCCCGGCAGCGCCAGTTGAGGCGGCGCCCGCGGATGCCGCGCCTTCGAAGCGCAATGGTGGCTCGTCGCCCGCGACCGGTAGCACCGGCGTGATCAAGACCGTGCAGCCGCAGGCGATGACGCGGTTCGAGATCGTCGACCACGGCGAGGGTATCCCCGAGCAAGTGCGCGAGAAGATCTTCGGCAGGTTCTGGCGGGCCGACAGCTCGCGCAACCGGGAAACCGGCGGCTCGGGCTTGGGCCTCGCGATCGTGAAGTCAATTGTCGAGGCGCACCACGGCACCGTCTCGGTGCACGATACCCCGGGCGGCGGGGCGACCTTCAGGGTTGACCTTCCGGCGGCGGCCCCTCATCCGGCAGCGGCTTCCTAG
- a CDS encoding GNAT family N-acetyltransferase, with translation MFSAAGGELPSSLGAGRIGIRLIHRRDARTLERLLRENRAWLSPWEATHPGGFSAVPGEVSLKPGIKRMLQQFREGRGVPFVITYDGDVVGQLSASDISRGALWSASIGYWIDSAYAGKNITPTAVALAIDYLFVTQGLHRVEICIRPENAASLRIVEKLGLRYEGRRLRYIHIDGAWRDHDSFAVTRDEVPGSMLERLRGPVAEAEATPVH, from the coding sequence ATGTTTAGCGCTGCAGGGGGAGAGCTCCCGAGCTCTCTGGGCGCGGGGCGGATTGGGATCAGGCTGATCCACCGCCGCGATGCCCGCACCCTGGAGCGCCTGCTGCGCGAGAACCGGGCATGGCTCTCGCCGTGGGAAGCTACGCACCCCGGCGGCTTCAGCGCCGTGCCGGGGGAGGTCTCGCTGAAGCCCGGGATCAAGCGCATGCTGCAGCAGTTTCGTGAGGGACGAGGCGTGCCGTTCGTCATTACCTATGACGGAGACGTCGTCGGGCAGTTGAGCGCCTCCGACATTTCTCGCGGTGCGCTGTGGTCGGCGAGCATCGGGTACTGGATTGATAGCGCCTACGCGGGGAAAAACATCACCCCGACTGCCGTCGCGCTCGCGATCGACTACCTGTTCGTGACGCAGGGGCTACACAGGGTCGAGATTTGCATCCGCCCAGAGAACGCGGCGTCGCTGCGCATCGTCGAGAAGCTTGGGCTTCGCTACGAGGGCCGCAGGCTCCGCTACATCCACATCGACGGCGCCTGGCGCGACCACGACAGCTTCGCGGTGACGCGCGACGAGGTGCCGGGCTCGATGCTGGAACGGTTGCGGGGGCCTGTGGCCGAGGCTGAGGCTACGCCCGTGCACTGA
- a CDS encoding substrate-binding domain-containing protein has product MKFKINRRLIGGIAAASAAALLLAGCSGAAKPADDGQAGGDPKGLKIALSNGFVNGWRLTLIDKFEKEAEKLKGEGIVSEYSVVNAPGENSATEQASQIRSLMLQNPDVLMVIPASSTALVPVVEEACTAGINVVILDADMDTSCGTVVRNDYGQWGADSLEPALEAIGGKGNVIVNRGVIGSQPEEEFNARQQEILAKHPDVKVAAEVNGFCDAATAQKEIVAILGSMPEIAAVPGCIGGMGVVQAFESANREAPVVVFDTDGKSLSFWKDKGIDNGSFAALTDPGQVIAAIYVALAKERGEEVPDQVVLPLVQVTKDSLDYWVDALGADEYAANQWDEASTEAAIKALLAGEDVQAPAQK; this is encoded by the coding sequence ATGAAGTTCAAGATCAACCGCCGCCTGATCGGCGGAATTGCGGCCGCAAGCGCAGCGGCGCTGCTGCTCGCCGGCTGCTCCGGCGCAGCGAAGCCCGCCGATGACGGCCAGGCCGGAGGCGACCCAAAGGGGTTGAAGATCGCCCTGTCCAACGGGTTCGTGAACGGCTGGCGCCTCACCCTCATCGACAAGTTCGAGAAGGAGGCCGAGAAGCTCAAGGGCGAGGGAATCGTCTCCGAGTACTCGGTCGTGAACGCTCCCGGCGAGAACAGCGCAACCGAGCAGGCTTCGCAGATCCGCAGCCTCATGCTCCAGAACCCTGACGTGCTCATGGTGATCCCCGCATCGTCGACGGCCCTCGTGCCGGTCGTCGAAGAAGCCTGCACCGCAGGCATCAACGTCGTCATCCTCGACGCTGACATGGACACCAGCTGCGGCACCGTCGTGCGCAACGACTATGGCCAGTGGGGTGCTGACTCGCTCGAGCCCGCGCTCGAGGCCATCGGTGGCAAGGGCAACGTCATCGTCAACCGCGGCGTCATCGGCTCGCAGCCGGAGGAAGAGTTCAACGCGCGCCAGCAGGAGATCCTCGCGAAGCACCCCGACGTGAAGGTCGCGGCCGAGGTCAACGGCTTCTGCGACGCGGCAACGGCGCAGAAGGAGATCGTCGCGATTCTCGGCTCGATGCCCGAGATTGCCGCGGTTCCCGGCTGCATCGGCGGCATGGGCGTCGTTCAAGCGTTCGAATCGGCCAACCGCGAGGCTCCCGTTGTCGTGTTCGACACCGACGGCAAGTCGCTGAGCTTCTGGAAGGACAAGGGCATCGACAACGGTTCGTTCGCCGCGCTCACCGACCCTGGCCAGGTCATCGCTGCCATCTACGTTGCGCTCGCGAAGGAGCGCGGCGAAGAGGTGCCCGACCAGGTCGTGCTGCCGCTCGTGCAGGTCACCAAGGACAGCCTCGACTACTGGGTAGACGCCCTCGGCGCCGACGAGTACGCCGCCAACCAGTGGGATGAGGCCTCGACCGAGGCAGCCATCAAGGCGCTGCTCGCAGGCGAAGACGTCCAGGCTCCGGCCCAGAAGTAA
- a CDS encoding GntR family transcriptional regulator codes for MQSSAAPGSLDRYADAPLWQQLSSALREEIDEGRLLPDQALPSESELINRYGVSRTVVREALADLVRAGLIYKVRARGSFVSPRRPELKFVGSMMGSSADLEATGRIITTRVINFETDAADAKLAEELQITVGEPVIRLRRLRFVDTAPWLLVDTVLPERRFPNLARANLENQSLYDHLRRHYGVHPSGADRWISAVNPSVEDAELLQLRPEDPILAIDSIAWDAQGVPFERYHALHRSDGNRFYLGIR; via the coding sequence ATGCAGAGTTCAGCCGCACCAGGGTCACTCGACCGCTACGCGGACGCGCCCCTGTGGCAACAGCTCTCAAGCGCCCTCAGAGAAGAGATCGATGAGGGTCGTCTCCTCCCCGATCAGGCGCTGCCCTCGGAGTCAGAGCTCATCAACCGCTACGGGGTCTCGCGCACCGTGGTGAGGGAAGCGCTCGCAGACCTCGTGCGGGCGGGCCTCATCTACAAGGTGCGGGCGCGCGGCTCGTTTGTCTCACCGCGCCGACCCGAGCTGAAGTTCGTCGGCTCGATGATGGGCTCCTCGGCCGACCTCGAAGCGACCGGCCGCATCATCACGACCAGGGTCATCAACTTCGAAACCGATGCCGCCGACGCGAAGCTCGCCGAAGAGCTCCAGATCACGGTCGGCGAGCCCGTCATTCGGCTCCGCCGTTTGCGCTTTGTGGACACCGCACCCTGGCTGCTTGTCGACACGGTGCTCCCGGAGCGGCGTTTTCCGAACCTCGCCCGCGCAAACCTCGAGAACCAGTCGCTCTACGACCACCTGCGCAGGCACTACGGGGTACACCCCTCCGGCGCCGACCGCTGGATCAGCGCGGTGAATCCGTCTGTCGAAGACGCAGAGCTCCTGCAGTTGCGCCCTGAAGACCCGATCCTCGCCATCGACTCCATCGCCTGGGATGCGCAGGGAGTTCCGTTCGAGCGCTATCACGCGCTCCACCGCAGCGATGGCAACAGGTTCTACCTGGGCATTCGGTAG